The Carassius auratus strain Wakin chromosome 30, ASM336829v1, whole genome shotgun sequence region TCCCCTATTGCCATGGACAATACTGCTGTGTCACTTCCTGTCCCATGTCCTGTGAATGCCTTCATACACACTGCCAAGTTTTCTCGTAATTGCCACAAACTGGGGCCACTTTTTGTTGCTACTCAATGCAACAGGTTTATATGCATGTGCAAAGCCTTTAGCAACACTGAAGCCATTGAGTCGGTCAGACATATGTTACACCCTTCTGACCTCTCTACACATTCTGTCTCCATGGTTATACCATGATAACCTAATGCAGCAGTCTCCTTTAAATAGAAAGATGTGTTCTGAAATGAGTCAGTTTCACATCGTCATGATAGGACTGGTTTCTGTTGTGTGAACACTAGGTTTTGAGATGGACTGTTTCACATCACTTATTTCTAAACATTATTATTGCAGGGATTGACTTTAAAATCAGAACAATCGAGCTGGATGGGAAGAAGATCAAGCTTCAGATCTGGTGAGGAGCACCAGTCTGCATTAtcctttataaaataaagatgtaTTAAACCTGTGAAAAGGTTTGGCTGCTATGCCATATCTCAAATGGTGGAAAAACTTTCAGTTAAAGCATATTTTGAtatctaatttatatttttgttttacagttttttttttttgtattcctttTGTATATcattgaattttatttaaaattcttgGATATGCAATTGTGTATTATGCAGGACTTACATTAGCCCCACAACCCTCAATCAAGTTTGATTTTCCAGCCTTTCTTAGTAAAAAGTTTGGGCAAGCCTGgtataaattataattgtgtacaagctagtgctgtcaaacgattaattgcatacaaaataaaagttttggtttacataataaatgtgtgtttgtgtactgtgtatgtttattatgtatatataaatacatacacaacaTGCGTGTTTATGTTtaagaaaatatgttgtttatatattaaatatatttataatctaaatatatacatgcaaatattttctaaatataaactgtgtatttatatacacataataaatatacacactaaaTATTATGtgcacaaaacttttattttggatgcgatttaatcgtttgacagcactagtacaaataaatgtgttttttaaatttgcCATAAAGGGATACAGCCGGACAGGAGAGGTTCAGGACCATCACCACAGCGTATTATAGAGGAGCAATGGTAATGGTCTATTCTCTTGAGCAAATAATGCTAGATATGCTTCTGCATCGGTTACGTTGCCTAATCTATGTGTTTCCTTTCTGTCATTTTCACAGGGAATTATGCTGGTGTACGATATCACAAATGAGAAATCGTTTGACAACATCAAGAACTGGATCAGGAACATTGAAGAGGTGCGAAACAGACCTAATGCATGAAGTTTTCACTTAATTTTAAGTGAGATTAATTTTCCTCTGTCTGTTTTATCAGCATGCTTCATCAGATGTGGAACGGATGATATTGGGGAACAAATGTGACATGAATGATAAGAGGCAAGTTTCAAAAGAAAGAGGGGAAAAGGTatgcatcattaaaaaaattttttcaaatGACTGAAAATCAAAACTGAAAACAAGTCAGAACAAGCTAGTATGTAAAAATGCTGatgtgtttatttaaacatttcccTTTTTTCCTGCTACAGCTAGCTATTGATTATGGAATCAAGTTCTTGGAAACCAGTGCAAAATCTAGCACAAATGTTGAAGAGGTGGGGAAAATTCTCTTGTTAAATAAGTTATCTAATGTAGATTAATTTATTTGAACAAGATTAGCATTTTTTACTGATCTAATCTAGTGGCATGTTTTTCTTCAATGCTAGGCCTTTGTCACTCTTGCTAGAGACATCATGACCAGATTAAACAGAAAAATGGTGAGAATGAAATATTACAATCATGAAGAAAAATCGTCCTGAATCTTAGAAAATGGTTAAGAAAATGCTTAGTACTGCTCACTGACTCAAATACAGAAATAGAAGATGTTAATATCATTGAAATTTCCTTattgtgtccaaaaaaaaaacaaatttaaaatgtgGTTTTATGTCTTAACACTAATGCTGAATGGATTCTTGTTTGCTTGCATCTTTGTGTTTAGAATGAGAATAACCCTTcgggaggaggaggagcagtgaAAATCACAGAGAGTCGATCCAAGAAGCCGAGCTTCTTCCGTTGCACTCTGCTCTAACCCTGCAACTTCTGCAGCCTCAGTGTGTGAATGATTTTATCTCTCTATGTGTGTTTGGCGTGCGCGCGAGTGTTTGTGTGAGGGTTTACAGTACCACTGGACTTTCAGCTGTTAGCTGCTGCTGAGAGCTCTGGACTTTAGCCTGCCTCATCTATACTTACTGAAGGCCTGAAGAGAGTGTGCTAGATAAAGACTATTGCGCTGTTCCCAAAATGTTCCTTTTAAGCCAAAATATCCACCTACCTACCCCTTAACCCCCTGGATCAGTCCCAATTTAGTGTAGCCTAATTTGAATTGTGAGatcatttttttatctttaaaataattaattccatATAGTGAATTTATAGTCACTTTGATTTGAAATGGTTTATTAAAGCACCATTAAATGAAGGAAATAGTATATCGAGTATATCTAATGCCTGCtattatgcagttttttttgcaataaagatTGTGTACCTGAAGTAATGACTGAAGAACCTGAAGGTTTGATAGTTAAATATTGGTCAAACTGAAGGACatgatattgatatatatatatatattgatatatatatatatatatatatatatatatatatatatatatatatatatatatatatatatatatatatatatatatatataaaatgtttgttattgttgaatgttatgttttgttatatttagtcACCCATTTTATATGtacttaatttgtatttttagttaCTGTTCCAAAGCCGCAATAAACTGTGGAATAGATGGCAACGTTCCACAGGTCTTAGTCTTCCCCCTTTCCCTGACTTTATGTCATTAACTGCAACAGAGACCAAAGTAAAAAGTAATCGAAACTGTGATAGataatattaaaaattgtccttgtttttttttttttttttgggtcggGGGGTTGTAATCtcatatatataaagaataaagaGAGAGGGCTAGGACCTGTTTCCTAATGCTTGTTGAAGCAGCAGCAGCCAGCTAGGccctgtatatacagtattacatttactaatggtattatatttttatactctATTGACGTAAGCATCTTTACTCACCACTTCATATGAAGCAATTAAAGCATGTTAACCTGTGCTTATGTGGGATTGATTTATTTGTtaatacttgtatttttttttttttttactcatttaaatgttttattcagtatTCTGTACGCTGTCTTTTGTAATTCCCTCTTTTATAAGATTCTTATGAGTGTGAATTTGTGAATTGTTTACAGCACAACTGCagcagtatctttttttttttttttttatgtcatgcactgttatttgtgtgtgtgggtctcTTGTAGGACCTCCTCACTTCATAAACCACTTAAAGTCCCGCCTGTGAAATCAGCCACTTCAAAAAACAAGGCCAATGTGGAATTTGCAGACTTTTATAACTGATTCTGTGGGGGGGAAAAGACATggagttttacatttaaacatgctTAACCAGAGCTGAGAGTACTAAACTTTTATTACCTTAGTGTTCAATTTCTGTCTAAATCTGCAGATCTTTTCATGTGCAGATTCCATGTGGGCCTGTTACAAAGTGAGAACACAAACTGAAATGTTGAGAATCAACCTAGATATTTCAGAATTCACCTAATTTACTCAAAATGAATGATTGCTCTATTGTTTATGTTTAAGGGCGAATGATTGCTTGAGTTCTATTGGCATTGTGCATCTGTTTGAAAGAGCCCCTGCTCGTGCTCTTGCGGCGTGCCGTTTccacttaaagtgatagttcacccagaaataaaacttcattaactcaccctcatgtcagtccaaaccctgctttctttgttctgtggaacacacaaaaaagtatttttggaacaagaaaggtgtgtgttttttgtccatacaattgGAAGTCAATGAtttggttaaatttttttttttaaatatactgatttgcgttctgtagaaagtcatacaggtttgaaacaacatgaaggtgggcacatgatgacagaattatcattttcgagtgaactatccctttaatggccCAGTAGTCATGTTTTGAATATGCATGCAGGCACATTTGCATATTTTTCAATGAAACGGTGACAGCGCTCAGCCTCCCATTTGAGCATAAAGTCTTACTGACCATACAATGCATTCTTTTATGTTCTATTTTATAACATGTCTTCCTTGATTTTCTTGTCTGTACTCTGTGATGTCAGAGTTAACTGATTAcgtaaaaagattaaaatatctTTTCTAAGTTATTTACAAGTGCCTGATTTATTCTTCATGAAGGTTTACTTAAtgaaatgatatataatttatataaaattaggAAATATTTGTAGTAATAAACAGCATAACTAAAGTGTAATTTccctttattttgaaaaaatgggaTAGTAAATATCTACAGCACAGAGGTAGTCCCTGATTTCCCTTTTTGCATACTGTGTTTTAGCATTAAAATTGCATACCTCAAATAGAAATGTATGATGTCAAATGCACAAGCATAACTAGTGTTAGAAGAGTGTTCCATACTGCAAAACAATGAAAATCAACCTTTTTTTTAACCTAGCACTACTGCAATGATCTTGTGCTTATGTCTATGTGCCTGTCCTCTCTGTGGAGGGTCTAAAGTCATTGGTGTTGACTTCACAGGCCCCGGCCAGGTCTTTCACACTATTGGCTGCTCGAGGTTTAGCCAGGATGCTCCCTACAGCCTTCGCCTTTCGTGGGTTAGTGTTCAGACTCTTAGATCTGAGTGAGGGGTACATCCTGTCCTCTGCAACATACAAGTGATCCGAGTCAGTCAGCTCCTCTCTTTTCTCTGCTCCTCCCTCTGTTCTGGTGCTTTCGCTATCCGCCTCTGATTGATCCTCGTCTTTATTCTTCTCCTCACTTTCtccttgttgtgtttttgtccacTTGCTCTCCTTAGAAGATCCTTCTTCATCTTGGGCTTCTCTCTGTCTTAATTTCTCTAAAGATGTCTTGGGTGAAAGTCCAAACGGAGAGGGATGAACTTTGTCATCGAAGCGTGGAGGCCAGCGACCTAACGTTGGCGATCTGCTTGCTTGATCCTGTAGGCCGTGGGGCTCTGAAGCCCACGTATTCCCTTGACTGCACAACCTCGACTGTGCCATAGAGACGTACAAAGTACCACTTTGGGATCTGTTCTCATATGAAAGTGAGTTACTTTGAGCTTCAGTTGGGTACTGCCTCAGGGATTGCGCTCTTTCCAGAGGATGTGAAACTGCTATGTCTTTTCCCGTTTCTAGAAGGGCTTGTGGATCTTTAGGGTGTTGAGTGGAGGTTAGTTTTGGGGATTGAGAGGTCTGGACTCTGTCTTGTGACTCGCAAGGAGAGATGAGGATGTCCACACTTGAGCTGGAGCGTGTCCTTTGCCGGAGGGGCACCACGTCCAGCGTGGGTCCGTAGCAAGAACCTTGATGTGGGTTTAGAAGGAGGTCACTGCTGCCAATACTGCCGCGTCTCTCTGCGTGGCTCTTCTTGTCCCCTGACATCTCCTCACCACGGTCTTCAGCATCCAGGTGCCAGCGGTACAAACTGTAGCCATCCGTGCTGTTGATGCTACCGCGACGAAGCAGGCCAGATTGGTCCACGGCCATTGAGCTACCGGATCGAGCACGGACCAGTTCGCAGCGGTCGATCCCAACCAGCCGTTCCAGTGCGTGCATCATGCGGCCAGAGAACTCCTCTAGCTGAGCCAAGCGCAGGTCTACTGTCTGCAGGGAGGCTTTCATGGAGTGCTCTCGTTCATTCACCTCCTCTAGGCGCATGGACATATTCTCAACTCTGCGACAATAAGTGTTTCAAATTGGTGCATTCATTTTAACCTCAGTAATGATTGTAAATGAAGAGCTCAACAATAAGGAGTTATTATTGCAGTTGTGCAATGCCACTAAACCTTTTTATAGTCACTGATCCTGTGCACCATTTCTTAGACCTTTTAAacgtaattgttttttttgtgtgtgatgtaGTCTACATTCTGTTTCCAAATTCTGCTAATTTGCCACCAAGACAATGTGATCTAATTGGCTGAAATAGATGAGGATTTGTTGAAAACCTTGAAAGCAcaaggggctgttcacacagaCTGCATTTCTGCATTCCACTGCATTCTTTTGCAGCGTCTCACACATGATGGCATTCTAAAAACAGCACCCTTTAGTTAAAagttaaagtaaaacatttttcaacttgTCGTGTTTTTCAACACCCCAAGTGGAAAACAAAACTTGAGAGGcgactgttttttttaaaaggtcgCCAGACTACAATTTCCATTCCATTCTAGCACAGGGAAATGCAGGACACAGAAAACCAAGCtcgtgccatttttttttttttgcattgtttcaaTGTTCAAATTTGGTGAACTTTGACCTACATATTTGTATCACCTGAAGCAAGATGTGTGATCAACAGAAGATTGGTGAGGTTTGTTGGAGTAGActgcatatttttacattttgaatgtattatatgttgaattatgcaaaataaattgcattactGCAATTGCATTAATGCATTACTTCAACACTGCATATTTAGAACACCATCACGATACGCTGCAAAAGAGAGCAGACATGATGCAATGGTCAAAGAAAtccatatttaccatgtttactccATAGGGAATCAATTTGAAAGCTGTGCAGTGGATagcaaaaaacacattctgttgAAAACTACATACCAGATACTAATGTTTTACATCACATAcaaaaatgatgacaaaatgcatCGCCATCTCTAAAAAATGGTCATTTAGAACCACAAAAGaaaatccttattgttgagccctgaaATGACATTTGCAAGAGCAGTTGTTATTTTTCATCTAGTACCTCTGGGAAGTAATTCGGATTCGCTCATCATTGGAAGACTGTGCCTCGTCCTCCTTCTCTCTGAAGTATTCCTCCACACATTGTTCCTCAAACTCATGCAGACTCTTCAGTTCCTCCAGACTCAGAGTCAActctgaaaaaggaaaaaaatatgttttaaaatagatTGCTATAAGATTGATTCATTGAAGcagtaaaaatcaataatagGAGTAACTTAATAACTTAGTCCGCAGTCTCTCTCATCCAGCTCTCCTTCCTGTTTCTTCCTGCAGCGGCAGCACAGGCGCTTCAACACAATGTATATGTGGCTGAAGATGATGAGGGGAGGAGGAAGCACAGGTCTGTCGTGAAAAGTCATGATGAGCTGGTAGCGCTGGAACTTCCATACTTGGTTGGAGATGGATTTCACTTCAAAGAACGTGTTACTGTGAAAGGAATGAGTTCTCTCAGTGTTGTACTGGTGATAATGAATCTATGAGAACATAATACTTTGCTCCAGTACTTGGCTCATCATTGCTTGACATTACAGTGCTTACATTTTGTTTATCTTTTGACTCACTTGAATACAGCAATGAGCAGGTTAACCAGTAGGATGTTGGCTACCAGTAAGTAACAGGCCATGATGGCAGGCGTGAGCCAGGCCCCAGGTATACATGGAGGGAGCTTCTTCCCATCTTCATCATACATGTTTTCACCACAGGGTGCTGCCATACATTACAGAGGTTATGATGCAACCGTGACATCATTCTATAGTgtttgataattacatttaattgtggGTCTACAGGAAGAATTTTACACTCACGATTAATCTCCATCGCATAGACTAtgagtttttaaaaagaaagagaaaaagcacAGTTAAAGATTATggagaaataaacaaatatgaatcatTTCACAATCAGCCAGCCATCTAAATAGTGCATTAGGAGGGGAATTAACGATTTTAAAATAATAGTCATTGTGAAAGATTTTTGTACACTTCACATTTTAGGTGAAGAAAGGAAagatacaataccattcaaagtTCTGGATAAGATACTTTtgttcaccaaggatgcattcaattgactAAAACTCAGTTAAGACAAAATCTTCttttacaaacatattttaaattaatatttcacaacagtactattttaactgttttttaatcaaataaattcctTGGTGAATATAAGAGACtaacattaaactaaaaaaagaaagaaaagaaaaaccctCTCTAAACTTTTGAATTGCAATGTATGTTTGCACAATAAGTTGTGCTTTCTTTCAGAACTGCATTTTCACATATTTCTGTATAACTACCAgcacttattttcatttgttcTATATTATCattaaattttccaaaaagagTAGAAAAACAGTACTTGAAATTAATTTTCAATGTATCCAAAATGGACTGCATACCAAGATACtagcaattttctttttattactacaaagtgcaaaaaaacaaacaaaaaacaccgtTACAAACCAACCAAGTATAAAccaacatctttgttgaccctggaacaacattgtgattaaccaatcacatttgaagaaccagtttatagattttgtgaagtttacacttacaatcactgttaggtgcttgtacatcagtgtcattcatctgtcaattcctctgattttaaggatcactcatggttaagattaggtttaggtgtagggatatggtcaaggctacatttttttagtaaaatgttgttccagggtcaacaaaatatgttgacctaggaacacatctaactcatcAATATCAGGACGTGCTTTTAGTCACACAGGATCTTCCTCAGTGGAGGAACAGATAATGAATTTAAAGTATTAAGTTTTTACTCTTTTTGGAAGAATGTATTATGACTTGAAATCatgttatatattacattttgactGTATTAccattaaatacagtattttttttcttcttctaaattTCCATTTACTTGTTTAGCAGCTTATACATGAGAATTATGCAGGCACAATTTAACCAAACGAGCAGTACAAGGCTAGAGCAGAAgtgtaaaagtaaaagaaaaatgcCAACAATCAACAGCTACTAGACATAAAGACCTAAAACTCACAAGCAGGCAGGTAAAGATTGGCACTGTCACACACTCAGTCCATCACACATGATGCAGTAGAGGGCGAATGCCACTGCGGTGCAAATGGTCACATGATCAGGAGATGAGACAACTCTTTCGGTATAGCTCACAGACACAGTGAGGGTGGAATGGAGACGAGACGGATCATCCACACATGAATCAGGAAACAGAATCTTACTATGAATTCTAGTCTTACGGTCTATCGAGTCAGCAAACACTTCTCCGTAGATCATCCAGTAGGGCATGTAGAAGATATTCCTCGCCAGACGCCACGTCGGCTCCTCGTCTGGGTGCAGGATGGCCTGGCGAGCCACGCCGAAACTCATGAGAACCACCAGCATGATCACCACAAAGTACAGCATGTCAATcatctgtgcacacacacacacacacacacacacacagatatcattATTCTTCAGAAAACAGAAGCTATTGAGCCATTAATATAAGTTTATCTGTTAGTTCTCACCATTTTACCAATCATCATGACATATGGTCCCAAATACTTGTTAACTCCAAAAATGTCGAGGACACGAATGTACCAGAAGATGATGTCTACACAGTAGATGACGCGTCCGTAGCCCATGTAAGGCTCATTCTGCAGTCGCAGTAACAGTCCCATGAGGAACATGGTGATGGCAGCCAGGTCAGTGATGTTCCAGTATTCCTCAAGCCATACGTTTATCTTCTGTTTCAGCTTTCCTGGCTCTGACATCAGGATCTACACACAAGCACATGTGTCCAATGTagaaaaaacaaaaccacataaaCATGATAATATagcaacacaattttttttttttgcgtactTCACCTGTCTAACTTTCTCTAGTCCAAGAGTGATGATGTAGGAGATGACGATCCATTCCTGCAGTGATGGCCATCTCTCCATTTTCACCAAGATAATGTAATTATACAGCATCAGGTACACCAGGTAGGCAGTCTTGAGTAGATATATgatcattatgtttttatttataacataattttacataatttattttattaatggtgTGTTTTGACTTTGATGTGCTTTTAAATATTCACATACCGTATTGAACCAGAACTTGGTAAATGGTGCATTATAGAAATTGTATATCTTCTTCCCAACAGGCACACGTTTCTGTTTCTTTTTACTATCTTCCTCATCACCTTTCTTAGACACTCCGTCCATGCTCATGGTGCCatcctgaaaataaaaacttttacttAGTATCACCTCATAAAGgtccataaaaaaattaagaagccAGTGTTGAATATGtattctaccattcaaaagtttagggtcagtacaatttttttttttactgttgttgaAAGAAGTCTGTTTTGCTCACCAAGagtgcatttattgaatcaaaaatacagaaaaaacgtaatattgtgaaatattattacaataaaaaaaatgtcccaTTGTAATATATCTAGAAATGTAAAGTACATATTTTTACCTTGCCTGATTTGTTATCATCCTCTTTGTCTTTGAGCTCTTCGTTGTCTTTGGAGTTTTGGTAAGACAGGTCATCTCCAGTTCGGAAGTCTAGGAGAAGAATGGTTGGAGGAAAGATGATTCCGAGGATGACCTGTGAATGATATGAAATgataaaattttttatatacaatagtTAGAGTCAGTGACttagtgtgtttatttattttttattgcagacCTTGAGTCCATTGCTCTTGCCCACCCGCAGGCAGCCCATCCACATGTCGGTGAGCAGCATCTGGCTGCAGGTGTGGGCTATAAAGTCTCTGTGTTTGGCAGCTACAGCCAGTTTCAGACAGGTGGAGTTACTCCAGTTCTTCAGCTCATATGTCAAAAGCTTCATGGCCACCTGTTCATCATGCTTGTATGACTGATCTAGCAGCTCATACGCTAACTGACCAAATTCCCTGAGTAtgagagggaggagagagaggcTTTATGAGAAGGGGCACTGTTGTGTTGACAgtttaattaagaaataaaaaccaaaaacatttatattctattctattgtattCTGTTTAGCCACATGCAACCAAATCCTGCTTTACCTTTCCtaagtaaattaattacagaaacacataaattgttaataaaatacacaatttaaaTCAACTACccttcaaagtttggggtcagtatgtttttttaaagaaagtcatACTCTATTGTAAACACGTCGAGTGTGATCTGTCGCATTACTGTACGTCCCTCTGAAAGATCAACTGCATATCGTTGTGAAAAAAAGTATCTgatcaaagataaaaaaataatttttttgcaccaTTCGAGTCGCATTCATCAGCCGGGGAGAAAGTATGATGAGGAATTCTGGGAAATGTGGTTTATTCAGCCGAACCATTTAATTGACAAACGCAGGCGTTGATTGTCGTTAGACTACATTTCCCAGAAGTCCACAGACtctttaaatgctgtttaaagtcAAGTGTGATAGTAAagacaaataatatattaattgctCACTTGGAATTATTGTCCAGATCCTGCGAGATGTCGTCCACTAGTTCGCTCCGCGAGGATTCGTGCGCCATCGCTTTATAGAGTTTACACGCCACCAGAGCTTTGGCCATGGCTTCTTCTCCCCTCTGCCAGAGAAACAGCGCCATCTTCTGGCGCTTCATGAGAACAGCCCACACCATCAGCTCATGGAAGGGGTACTGGAATCGACTGACCTCTGGGTCATCAACGTCAATATCGatttcttcctctttcttcttcttcatcttctttttACCTTTCGGTCTTGGGTCATCGTCCTGTCGAAAACAAAACGAAGCGAGTGTGTCTGTAAATAGGATAGCCTTCTACAAGTTTTAGCTACCAGTCATATTTCTttgagtatgtttgtgtgtgagagtattATGAATGCATATTAATACTGAACACTTACAaacaatttgccttttttatgttttagtggcTTACCTCCATACCCAGGAGTTTCAAAGCTTTGGGCTAAAagagaacagaaagagagagagaatcagacGTGTTTGA contains the following coding sequences:
- the LOC113049506 gene encoding ras-related protein Rab-8B yields the protein MAKTYDYLFKLLLIGDSGVGKTCLLFRFSEDAFNTTFISTIGIDFKIRTIELDGKKIKLQIWDTAGQERFRTITTAYYRGAMGIMLVYDITNEKSFDNIKNWIRNIEEHASSDVERMILGNKCDMNDKRQVSKERGEKLAIDYGIKFLETSAKSSTNVEEAFVTLARDIMTRLNRKMNENNPSGGGGAVKITESRSKKPSFFRCTLL